The following are encoded in a window of Amycolatopsis solani genomic DNA:
- the trpD gene encoding anthranilate phosphoribosyltransferase: protein MTTPVPRTWPPLLKQLVAGVDLSADDTAWAMDQIMSGAASPARIAGFAVALRAKGETPEEIAGMAATMLAHARRVELDRPAVDIVGTGGDGSNSVNISTMATIVTAAAGAPVAKHGNRSASSKSGAADVLEALGVRISLPPEDVRRSLDEVGIGFFLASAFHPALRHAGPVRSELGIPTTFNLLGPLTNPAQPGAAVIGCAYPDKTRVLAETFARRGTTALVVRGDDGLDEITTTTTSTVWVVSGGTVTERSLDPADLGIPRATADDLRGGDAAANAEVVRELVSGKAGPVRDAVLINAAAALAAFTGFSESLEDDLRAGLVRAAEAIDSGAAATLLDRWIAFS, encoded by the coding sequence GTGACCACCCCGGTCCCCCGCACCTGGCCACCCCTGCTCAAGCAGCTCGTCGCGGGCGTCGACCTCTCCGCGGACGACACGGCGTGGGCGATGGACCAGATCATGAGCGGGGCCGCGAGCCCGGCCCGGATCGCCGGGTTCGCGGTGGCGCTGCGAGCCAAGGGCGAGACGCCCGAGGAGATCGCCGGCATGGCGGCCACGATGCTGGCGCACGCCCGGCGGGTCGAGCTGGACCGCCCGGCGGTCGACATCGTCGGCACCGGCGGCGACGGCTCGAACTCGGTGAACATCTCGACGATGGCGACGATCGTCACGGCGGCCGCCGGCGCGCCGGTGGCCAAGCACGGCAACCGCAGCGCGTCCTCGAAGTCCGGCGCGGCCGACGTCCTCGAGGCGCTCGGCGTGCGGATCAGCCTGCCGCCGGAGGACGTGCGGCGCAGCCTCGACGAGGTCGGGATCGGGTTCTTCCTGGCGTCGGCGTTCCACCCGGCCCTGCGCCACGCCGGCCCGGTGCGCAGCGAGCTCGGCATCCCGACGACGTTCAACCTGCTCGGCCCCCTGACCAACCCGGCCCAGCCGGGCGCCGCGGTGATCGGCTGCGCGTACCCGGACAAGACCCGCGTCCTGGCCGAGACGTTCGCCCGCCGCGGCACGACGGCCCTGGTCGTCCGCGGCGACGACGGCCTCGACGAGATCACCACCACGACGACGTCGACGGTGTGGGTGGTCTCGGGCGGCACGGTCACCGAGCGCTCCCTCGACCCCGCCGACCTGGGCATCCCCCGCGCGACGGCGGACGACCTGCGCGGCGGCGACGCGGCGGCGAACGCCGAGGTGGTCCGCGAACTGGTGAGCGGCAAGGCCGGCCCGGTCCGCGACGCGGTCCTGATCAACGCGGCCGCCGCGCTGGCGGCGTTCACGGGCTTCTCGGAGTCCCTGGAGGACGACCTGCGGGCCGGCCTGGTGCGCGCGGCCGAGGCGATCGATTCGGGCGCCGCGGCCACGCTGCTGGACCGCTGGATCGCCTTCAGCTGA
- a CDS encoding DMT family transporter, with protein MTNSETRPLLQWSAAMAMSGTIGAVVLESGAAAPAVAFARCFVGGTLLVLWCLSRGWLQAWRPSRRDLGLAVLGGLFLVGNWVLLFASYALSSISVSTVVYHTQPLILVGLAAAFLGEKVAKSHLARAAIAFGGVALISLSAHGEDGKPVQLAGIGLALGAAVLYAGASFVAKQLKHIRPHLLAAVQTTVGALVLAPVLLVTPLPSTTSGLLWLVLLGTVHTALMYVLMYASIGKLPTTTVALLSYLYPVVAVLVDIAFYGHRPSWPEAVGMLAVLAAALAPQRGRKSGVPQQPREAGAVPEPAACK; from the coding sequence ATGACGAACTCCGAAACCCGCCCGCTCCTCCAGTGGTCCGCGGCGATGGCGATGTCCGGCACGATCGGCGCGGTCGTCCTCGAGAGCGGCGCGGCCGCGCCGGCGGTGGCCTTCGCCCGCTGCTTCGTGGGCGGCACGTTGCTGGTGCTGTGGTGCCTCTCCCGCGGCTGGCTGCAGGCCTGGCGGCCGTCCCGCCGCGACCTCGGCCTGGCCGTGCTGGGCGGGCTCTTCCTGGTCGGCAACTGGGTGCTGCTGTTCGCGTCGTACGCGCTGTCGTCGATCTCGGTCAGCACGGTCGTCTACCACACGCAGCCGCTGATCCTGGTCGGCCTGGCGGCCGCGTTCCTCGGCGAGAAGGTCGCGAAGAGCCACCTGGCCCGCGCCGCCATCGCGTTCGGCGGAGTGGCGTTGATCTCGCTGTCCGCCCACGGCGAGGACGGCAAACCGGTGCAGCTGGCCGGCATCGGCCTCGCACTGGGCGCGGCCGTGCTCTACGCGGGAGCGTCCTTCGTCGCGAAGCAGCTGAAGCACATCCGCCCGCACCTCCTGGCCGCCGTGCAGACGACGGTGGGCGCGCTGGTCCTGGCCCCCGTGCTGCTCGTCACGCCCCTGCCGTCGACGACTTCGGGGCTGCTGTGGCTGGTCCTGCTCGGAACCGTCCACACGGCGCTGATGTACGTGCTGATGTACGCGAGCATCGGCAAGCTGCCGACCACGACGGTGGCGCTGCTGTCCTACCTGTACCCGGTGGTCGCGGTCCTGGTGGACATCGCCTTCTACGGCCACCGCCCGAGCTGGCCGGAGGCGGTGGGCATGCTGGCGGTCCTGGCGGCGGCGCTGGCACCGCAGCGTGGCCGGAAGTCCGGTGTGCCGCAGCAGCCGAGGGAGGCGGGAGCGGTGCCCGAACCCGCTGCCTGCAAGTGA